The sequence CGCCGCCTTGTGGATCCAACTCCGCACATCGGCGATCCGGATCGGATCATGCGGCATAGAGAAGCCTACCTTCCCGCATCACAGTCGCCGGCAACGAGGCGCGAAGCGGCAGACGACTGTCGAACCGACTGCGCGTCCAGACGAGAACATCAGCGGCGATACCGGTCCCCCAAAGGCGTTCGTAGGCCAGTCGGCTGCGCCGGCGTTCCGGCGGAGCGTCATCCGACACCACGACCATGAGGTCGTAATCGCTGTCCGGGCCCACATCCCCGCGAGCGTACGACCCGAAGAGGTCGATCGTCTCTGGACGGTACGCATCGACGAGGCGCCTGAGCACCTCGCCGAGCCGGGGATCCTGGATCTCCGGTCCGTACGCTCCATCCGTTCGCGTGCTCATCCGGCTCCTCGCCTACTGGCGACCGAGAACCTCGCACGCAGCGGACACGGGGTTCGACCCCCAGAGAGTCGGTTTGCCCTCGCCATGCGATCGTGGACGTCTCCATCGTTGCCGTCGATGGTCATGTCCTCCGTGCTCAACGTCCTTCGCCTGCTCCTCCGCGCCCTCGCCTCCGCCTGCCGCACCCGCGCCGACCTGGCGCTCGAGATCCTTGCCCTCCGCCAACTGCTGGCCGCCTTTGCCGCGAGCGGCCGGCGCCCGCGCGTCACCAATGCGGACCGTTGGTTCTGGATCGGCCTGCGCCGGCGCTGGGCACGCTGGTCCGACGTCCTCATCTTCGTCACGCCCGCAACCGTCACCCGGTGGCACTGCGCGGGCCTCCGTCACTACTGGACCTGGCTCTCGCGGCGACACCGCAGACCCGGGCTGCCACCAACGGACCAGCGTATCCGCGACCTGATCCGACGCATGGCGACGGAGAATCCAACCTGGGGAGCACCACGCATCCATGCGGAGCTGCGCATGCTGGGCATCGCCGTCTCGGAACGTACCGTGTCGCGCTACGTGCCTCGCCGCCCTCCGCCACTCCATGCCGTGCAGCGCTGGCGCACGTTCCTGCGCAACCACCGCGACGCGATCGCCGCCATGGATTTCTTCGTCGTCCCAACAGTCACGTTCCGGCTTCTCTACGTCTGGTTCGTGATCAGCCACGATCACCGACGCATCCTGGTCGTGTCGGTCAAGCGGTGGAAAAAGGATCTCCGACAATTTGATCAGTTGATGTCCG is a genomic window of Deltaproteobacteria bacterium containing:
- a CDS encoding nucleotidyltransferase domain-containing protein, with the protein product MSTRTDGAYGPEIQDPRLGEVLRRLVDAYRPETIDLFGSYARGDVGPDSDYDLMVVVSDDAPPERRRSRLAYERLWGTGIAADVLVWTRSRFDSRLPLRASLPATVMREGRLLYAA
- a CDS encoding transposase, with product MSSVLNVLRLLLRALASACRTRADLALEILALRQLLAAFAASGRRPRVTNADRWFWIGLRRRWARWSDVLIFVTPATVTRWHCAGLRHYWTWLSRRHRRPGLPPTDQRIRDLIRRMATENPTWGAPRIHAELRMLGIAVSERTVSRYVPRRPPPLHAVQRWRTFLRNHRDAIAAMDFFVVPTVTFRLLYVWFVISHDHRRILVVSVKRWKKDLRQFDQLMSDGIMQPSMGWGRAPDPASRRVVAA